One window of Globicephala melas chromosome 2, mGloMel1.2, whole genome shotgun sequence genomic DNA carries:
- the PFKFB3 gene encoding 6-phosphofructo-2-kinase/fructose-2,6-bisphosphatase 3 isoform X6 produces the protein MPFRKACGPKLTNSPTVIVMVGLPARGKTYISKKLTRYLNWIGVPTKVFNVGEYRREAVKQYSSYNFFRPDNEEAMKVRKQCALAALRDVKSYLTKEGGQIAVFDATNTTRERRHMILHFAKENDFKVFFIESVCDDPTVVASNIMEVKISSPDYKDCNSAEAMDDFMKRINCYEASYQPLDPDKCDRDLSLIKVIDVGRRFLVNRVQDHIQSRIVYYLMNIHVQPRTIYLCRHGESEHNLQGKIGGDSGLSSRGRKFANALSKFVEEQNLKDLKVWTSQLKSTIQTAEALQLPYEQWKALNEIDAGVCEEMTYEEIKDTYPEEYALREQDKYYYRYPTGESYQDLVQRLEPVIMELERQENVLVICHQAVLRCLLAYFLDKSAEEMPYLKCPLHAVLKLTPVAYGCRVESIYLNVESVSTHRERSEDAKKGPNPLMRRNSVTPLASPEPTKKPRINSFEEHVASTSAALPTCLPPEVPTQLPGQPLLGKACLRTVCHIFSKFSPY, from the exons CCTGTGGGCCAAAGCTCACCAACTCCCCAACGGTGATCGTCATGGTGGGCCTCCCAGCCCGGGGGAAGACGTACATCTCCAAGAAGCTGACCCGCTACCTCAACTGGATTGGCGTCCCCACGAAAG TGTTCAACGTGGGCGAGTACCGCCGGGAGGCCGTGAAGCAGTACAGCTCCTACAACTTCTTCCGCCCTGACAATGAGGAGGCCATGAAAGTCCGCAA GCAGTGTGCGCTGGCTGCCTTGAGAGATGTCAAAAGTTACCTGACGAAGGAAGGGGGCCAAATTGCA GTTTTCGACGCCACCAATACTACTAGAGAGAGGAGACACATGATCCTTCATTTTGCCAAAGAAAATGATTTCAAG GTGTTTttcattgagtctgtgtgtgatGATCCTACAGTTGTGGCCTCCAACATCATG GAAGTGAAAATCTCCAGCCCGGATTACAAAGACTGCAACTCAGCAGAAGCTATGGACGATTTCATGAAGAGAATTAATTGCTATGAAGCCAGCTACCAGCCCCTCGACCCCGATAAATGTGACAG GGACCTGTCCCTGATCAAGGTGATCGACGTGGGCCGGCGGTTCCTGGTGAACAGGGTCCAGGACCACATCCAGAGCCGCATCGTGTACTACCTGATGAACATCCACGTGCAGCCCCGCACCATCTACCTGTGCCGGCACGGGGAGAGCGAGCACAACCTCCAGGGCAAGATCGGAGGGGACTCGGGCCTGTCCAGCAGGGGCAGGAAG ttcGCCAATGCCCTGAGCAAGTTTGTGGAGGAGCAGAACCTGAAGGACCTCAAGGTGTGGACCAGCCAGCTGAAGAGCACCATCCAGACGGCGGAGGCCCTGCAGCTCCCCTACGAGCAGTGGAAGGCGCTCAACGAGATTGACGCC GGCGTCTGTGAGGAGATGACCTACGAGGAGATCAAAGACACCTACCCCGAGGAGTACGCGCTGCGCGAGCAGGACAAGTACTACTACCGCTACCCCACCGGGGAG TCCTACCAGGACCTGGTCCAgcgcctggagcctgtgatcATGGAGCTGGAGCGGCAGGAGAACGTGCTGGTCATCTGCCACCAGGCCGTCCTGCGCTGCCTCCTGGCCTACTTCCTGGACAAGAGCGCAG agGAGATGCCCTACCTGAAATGCCCCCTTCATGCTGTCTTGAAGCTGACGCCTGTCGCTTACG GCTGCCGAGTAGAATCCATCTACCTGAATGTGGAGTCCGTGAGCACGCATCGGGAGAGGTCAGAG GATGCAAAGAAGGGACCTAACCCGCTCATGAGACGCAATAGTGTCACCCCACTAGCCAGCCCCGAGCCCACCAAAAAGCCTCGCATCAACAGCTTTGAGGAGCATGTGGCCTCTACCTCCgctgccctgcccacctgcctgcccccGGAGGTGCCCACGCAGCTGCCCGGACAA CCTTTGCTAGGGAAAGCCTGTTT ACGAACTGTCTGTcatattttctcaaagttttctCCTTACTAA
- the PFKFB3 gene encoding 6-phosphofructo-2-kinase/fructose-2,6-bisphosphatase 3 isoform X5, giving the protein MPLELTQSRVQKIWIPVDHRPSLPRSCGPKLTNSPTVIVMVGLPARGKTYISKKLTRYLNWIGVPTKVFNVGEYRREAVKQYSSYNFFRPDNEEAMKVRKQCALAALRDVKSYLTKEGGQIAVFDATNTTRERRHMILHFAKENDFKEVKISSPDYKDCNSAEAMDDFMKRINCYEASYQPLDPDKCDRDLSLIKVIDVGRRFLVNRVQDHIQSRIVYYLMNIHVQPRTIYLCRHGESEHNLQGKIGGDSGLSSRGRKFANALSKFVEEQNLKDLKVWTSQLKSTIQTAEALQLPYEQWKALNEIDAGVCEEMTYEEIKDTYPEEYALREQDKYYYRYPTGESYQDLVQRLEPVIMELERQENVLVICHQAVLRCLLAYFLDKSAEEMPYLKCPLHAVLKLTPVAYGCRVESIYLNVESVSTHRERSEDAKKGPNPLMRRNSVTPLASPEPTKKPRINSFEEHVASTSAALPTCLPPEVPTQLPGQPLLGKACLRTVCHIFSKFSPY; this is encoded by the exons ATGCCCCTGGAGCTGACTCAGAGCCGGGTGCAGAAGATCTGGATCCCGGTCGACCACCGCCCCTCGTTGCCCAGAT CCTGTGGGCCAAAGCTCACCAACTCCCCAACGGTGATCGTCATGGTGGGCCTCCCAGCCCGGGGGAAGACGTACATCTCCAAGAAGCTGACCCGCTACCTCAACTGGATTGGCGTCCCCACGAAAG TGTTCAACGTGGGCGAGTACCGCCGGGAGGCCGTGAAGCAGTACAGCTCCTACAACTTCTTCCGCCCTGACAATGAGGAGGCCATGAAAGTCCGCAA GCAGTGTGCGCTGGCTGCCTTGAGAGATGTCAAAAGTTACCTGACGAAGGAAGGGGGCCAAATTGCA GTTTTCGACGCCACCAATACTACTAGAGAGAGGAGACACATGATCCTTCATTTTGCCAAAGAAAATGATTTCAAG GAAGTGAAAATCTCCAGCCCGGATTACAAAGACTGCAACTCAGCAGAAGCTATGGACGATTTCATGAAGAGAATTAATTGCTATGAAGCCAGCTACCAGCCCCTCGACCCCGATAAATGTGACAG GGACCTGTCCCTGATCAAGGTGATCGACGTGGGCCGGCGGTTCCTGGTGAACAGGGTCCAGGACCACATCCAGAGCCGCATCGTGTACTACCTGATGAACATCCACGTGCAGCCCCGCACCATCTACCTGTGCCGGCACGGGGAGAGCGAGCACAACCTCCAGGGCAAGATCGGAGGGGACTCGGGCCTGTCCAGCAGGGGCAGGAAG ttcGCCAATGCCCTGAGCAAGTTTGTGGAGGAGCAGAACCTGAAGGACCTCAAGGTGTGGACCAGCCAGCTGAAGAGCACCATCCAGACGGCGGAGGCCCTGCAGCTCCCCTACGAGCAGTGGAAGGCGCTCAACGAGATTGACGCC GGCGTCTGTGAGGAGATGACCTACGAGGAGATCAAAGACACCTACCCCGAGGAGTACGCGCTGCGCGAGCAGGACAAGTACTACTACCGCTACCCCACCGGGGAG TCCTACCAGGACCTGGTCCAgcgcctggagcctgtgatcATGGAGCTGGAGCGGCAGGAGAACGTGCTGGTCATCTGCCACCAGGCCGTCCTGCGCTGCCTCCTGGCCTACTTCCTGGACAAGAGCGCAG agGAGATGCCCTACCTGAAATGCCCCCTTCATGCTGTCTTGAAGCTGACGCCTGTCGCTTACG GCTGCCGAGTAGAATCCATCTACCTGAATGTGGAGTCCGTGAGCACGCATCGGGAGAGGTCAGAG GATGCAAAGAAGGGACCTAACCCGCTCATGAGACGCAATAGTGTCACCCCACTAGCCAGCCCCGAGCCCACCAAAAAGCCTCGCATCAACAGCTTTGAGGAGCATGTGGCCTCTACCTCCgctgccctgcccacctgcctgcccccGGAGGTGCCCACGCAGCTGCCCGGACAA CCTTTGCTAGGGAAAGCCTGTTT ACGAACTGTCTGTcatattttctcaaagttttctCCTTACTAA
- the PFKFB3 gene encoding 6-phosphofructo-2-kinase/fructose-2,6-bisphosphatase 3 isoform X7, with protein sequence MVGLPARGKTYISKKLTRYLNWIGVPTKVFNVGEYRREAVKQYSSYNFFRPDNEEAMKVRKQCALAALRDVKSYLTKEGGQIAVFDATNTTRERRHMILHFAKENDFKVFFIESVCDDPTVVASNIMEVKISSPDYKDCNSAEAMDDFMKRINCYEASYQPLDPDKCDRDLSLIKVIDVGRRFLVNRVQDHIQSRIVYYLMNIHVQPRTIYLCRHGESEHNLQGKIGGDSGLSSRGRKFANALSKFVEEQNLKDLKVWTSQLKSTIQTAEALQLPYEQWKALNEIDAGVCEEMTYEEIKDTYPEEYALREQDKYYYRYPTGESYQDLVQRLEPVIMELERQENVLVICHQAVLRCLLAYFLDKSAEEMPYLKCPLHAVLKLTPVAYGCRVESIYLNVESVSTHRERSEDAKKGPNPLMRRNSVTPLASPEPTKKPRINSFEEHVASTSAALPTCLPPEVPTQLPGQPLLGKACLRTVCHIFSKFSPY encoded by the exons ATGGTGGGCCTCCCAGCCCGGGGGAAGACGTACATCTCCAAGAAGCTGACCCGCTACCTCAACTGGATTGGCGTCCCCACGAAAG TGTTCAACGTGGGCGAGTACCGCCGGGAGGCCGTGAAGCAGTACAGCTCCTACAACTTCTTCCGCCCTGACAATGAGGAGGCCATGAAAGTCCGCAA GCAGTGTGCGCTGGCTGCCTTGAGAGATGTCAAAAGTTACCTGACGAAGGAAGGGGGCCAAATTGCA GTTTTCGACGCCACCAATACTACTAGAGAGAGGAGACACATGATCCTTCATTTTGCCAAAGAAAATGATTTCAAG GTGTTTttcattgagtctgtgtgtgatGATCCTACAGTTGTGGCCTCCAACATCATG GAAGTGAAAATCTCCAGCCCGGATTACAAAGACTGCAACTCAGCAGAAGCTATGGACGATTTCATGAAGAGAATTAATTGCTATGAAGCCAGCTACCAGCCCCTCGACCCCGATAAATGTGACAG GGACCTGTCCCTGATCAAGGTGATCGACGTGGGCCGGCGGTTCCTGGTGAACAGGGTCCAGGACCACATCCAGAGCCGCATCGTGTACTACCTGATGAACATCCACGTGCAGCCCCGCACCATCTACCTGTGCCGGCACGGGGAGAGCGAGCACAACCTCCAGGGCAAGATCGGAGGGGACTCGGGCCTGTCCAGCAGGGGCAGGAAG ttcGCCAATGCCCTGAGCAAGTTTGTGGAGGAGCAGAACCTGAAGGACCTCAAGGTGTGGACCAGCCAGCTGAAGAGCACCATCCAGACGGCGGAGGCCCTGCAGCTCCCCTACGAGCAGTGGAAGGCGCTCAACGAGATTGACGCC GGCGTCTGTGAGGAGATGACCTACGAGGAGATCAAAGACACCTACCCCGAGGAGTACGCGCTGCGCGAGCAGGACAAGTACTACTACCGCTACCCCACCGGGGAG TCCTACCAGGACCTGGTCCAgcgcctggagcctgtgatcATGGAGCTGGAGCGGCAGGAGAACGTGCTGGTCATCTGCCACCAGGCCGTCCTGCGCTGCCTCCTGGCCTACTTCCTGGACAAGAGCGCAG agGAGATGCCCTACCTGAAATGCCCCCTTCATGCTGTCTTGAAGCTGACGCCTGTCGCTTACG GCTGCCGAGTAGAATCCATCTACCTGAATGTGGAGTCCGTGAGCACGCATCGGGAGAGGTCAGAG GATGCAAAGAAGGGACCTAACCCGCTCATGAGACGCAATAGTGTCACCCCACTAGCCAGCCCCGAGCCCACCAAAAAGCCTCGCATCAACAGCTTTGAGGAGCATGTGGCCTCTACCTCCgctgccctgcccacctgcctgcccccGGAGGTGCCCACGCAGCTGCCCGGACAA CCTTTGCTAGGGAAAGCCTGTTT ACGAACTGTCTGTcatattttctcaaagttttctCCTTACTAA
- the PFKFB3 gene encoding 6-phosphofructo-2-kinase/fructose-2,6-bisphosphatase 3 isoform X3, with protein sequence MPLELTQSRVQKIWIPVDHRPSLPRSCGPKLTNSPTVIVMVGLPARGKTYISKKLTRYLNWIGVPTKVFNVGEYRREAVKQYSSYNFFRPDNEEAMKVRKQCALAALRDVKSYLTKEGGQIAVFDATNTTRERRHMILHFAKENDFKVFFIESVCDDPTVVASNIMEVKISSPDYKDCNSAEAMDDFMKRINCYEASYQPLDPDKCDRDLSLIKVIDVGRRFLVNRVQDHIQSRIVYYLMNIHVQPRTIYLCRHGESEHNLQGKIGGDSGLSSRGRKFANALSKFVEEQNLKDLKVWTSQLKSTIQTAEALQLPYEQWKALNEIDAGVCEEMTYEEIKDTYPEEYALREQDKYYYRYPTGESYQDLVQRLEPVIMELERQENVLVICHQAVLRCLLAYFLDKSAEEMPYLKCPLHAVLKLTPVAYGCRVESIYLNVESVSTHRERSEDAKKGPNPLMRRNSVTPLASPEPTKKPRINSFEEHVASTSAALPTCLPPEVPTQLPGQPLLGKACFRT encoded by the exons ATGCCCCTGGAGCTGACTCAGAGCCGGGTGCAGAAGATCTGGATCCCGGTCGACCACCGCCCCTCGTTGCCCAGAT CCTGTGGGCCAAAGCTCACCAACTCCCCAACGGTGATCGTCATGGTGGGCCTCCCAGCCCGGGGGAAGACGTACATCTCCAAGAAGCTGACCCGCTACCTCAACTGGATTGGCGTCCCCACGAAAG TGTTCAACGTGGGCGAGTACCGCCGGGAGGCCGTGAAGCAGTACAGCTCCTACAACTTCTTCCGCCCTGACAATGAGGAGGCCATGAAAGTCCGCAA GCAGTGTGCGCTGGCTGCCTTGAGAGATGTCAAAAGTTACCTGACGAAGGAAGGGGGCCAAATTGCA GTTTTCGACGCCACCAATACTACTAGAGAGAGGAGACACATGATCCTTCATTTTGCCAAAGAAAATGATTTCAAG GTGTTTttcattgagtctgtgtgtgatGATCCTACAGTTGTGGCCTCCAACATCATG GAAGTGAAAATCTCCAGCCCGGATTACAAAGACTGCAACTCAGCAGAAGCTATGGACGATTTCATGAAGAGAATTAATTGCTATGAAGCCAGCTACCAGCCCCTCGACCCCGATAAATGTGACAG GGACCTGTCCCTGATCAAGGTGATCGACGTGGGCCGGCGGTTCCTGGTGAACAGGGTCCAGGACCACATCCAGAGCCGCATCGTGTACTACCTGATGAACATCCACGTGCAGCCCCGCACCATCTACCTGTGCCGGCACGGGGAGAGCGAGCACAACCTCCAGGGCAAGATCGGAGGGGACTCGGGCCTGTCCAGCAGGGGCAGGAAG ttcGCCAATGCCCTGAGCAAGTTTGTGGAGGAGCAGAACCTGAAGGACCTCAAGGTGTGGACCAGCCAGCTGAAGAGCACCATCCAGACGGCGGAGGCCCTGCAGCTCCCCTACGAGCAGTGGAAGGCGCTCAACGAGATTGACGCC GGCGTCTGTGAGGAGATGACCTACGAGGAGATCAAAGACACCTACCCCGAGGAGTACGCGCTGCGCGAGCAGGACAAGTACTACTACCGCTACCCCACCGGGGAG TCCTACCAGGACCTGGTCCAgcgcctggagcctgtgatcATGGAGCTGGAGCGGCAGGAGAACGTGCTGGTCATCTGCCACCAGGCCGTCCTGCGCTGCCTCCTGGCCTACTTCCTGGACAAGAGCGCAG agGAGATGCCCTACCTGAAATGCCCCCTTCATGCTGTCTTGAAGCTGACGCCTGTCGCTTACG GCTGCCGAGTAGAATCCATCTACCTGAATGTGGAGTCCGTGAGCACGCATCGGGAGAGGTCAGAG GATGCAAAGAAGGGACCTAACCCGCTCATGAGACGCAATAGTGTCACCCCACTAGCCAGCCCCGAGCCCACCAAAAAGCCTCGCATCAACAGCTTTGAGGAGCATGTGGCCTCTACCTCCgctgccctgcccacctgcctgcccccGGAGGTGCCCACGCAGCTGCCCGGACAA CCTTTGCTAGGGAAAGCCTGTTT CAGAACATGA
- the PFKFB3 gene encoding 6-phosphofructo-2-kinase/fructose-2,6-bisphosphatase 3 isoform X2 has translation MPLELTQSRVQKIWIPVDHRPSLPRSCGPKLTNSPTVIVMVGLPARGKTYISKKLTRYLNWIGVPTKVFNVGEYRREAVKQYSSYNFFRPDNEEAMKVRKQCALAALRDVKSYLTKEGGQIAVFDATNTTRERRHMILHFAKENDFKVFFIESVCDDPTVVASNIMEVKISSPDYKDCNSAEAMDDFMKRINCYEASYQPLDPDKCDRDLSLIKVIDVGRRFLVNRVQDHIQSRIVYYLMNIHVQPRTIYLCRHGESEHNLQGKIGGDSGLSSRGRKFANALSKFVEEQNLKDLKVWTSQLKSTIQTAEALQLPYEQWKALNEIDAGVCEEMTYEEIKDTYPEEYALREQDKYYYRYPTGESYQDLVQRLEPVIMELERQENVLVICHQAVLRCLLAYFLDKSAEEMPYLKCPLHAVLKLTPVAYGCRVESIYLNVESVSTHRERSEDAKKGPNPLMRRNSVTPLASPEPTKKPRINSFEEHVASTSAALPTCLPPEVPTQLPGQNMKGSPSGAEASRTH, from the exons ATGCCCCTGGAGCTGACTCAGAGCCGGGTGCAGAAGATCTGGATCCCGGTCGACCACCGCCCCTCGTTGCCCAGAT CCTGTGGGCCAAAGCTCACCAACTCCCCAACGGTGATCGTCATGGTGGGCCTCCCAGCCCGGGGGAAGACGTACATCTCCAAGAAGCTGACCCGCTACCTCAACTGGATTGGCGTCCCCACGAAAG TGTTCAACGTGGGCGAGTACCGCCGGGAGGCCGTGAAGCAGTACAGCTCCTACAACTTCTTCCGCCCTGACAATGAGGAGGCCATGAAAGTCCGCAA GCAGTGTGCGCTGGCTGCCTTGAGAGATGTCAAAAGTTACCTGACGAAGGAAGGGGGCCAAATTGCA GTTTTCGACGCCACCAATACTACTAGAGAGAGGAGACACATGATCCTTCATTTTGCCAAAGAAAATGATTTCAAG GTGTTTttcattgagtctgtgtgtgatGATCCTACAGTTGTGGCCTCCAACATCATG GAAGTGAAAATCTCCAGCCCGGATTACAAAGACTGCAACTCAGCAGAAGCTATGGACGATTTCATGAAGAGAATTAATTGCTATGAAGCCAGCTACCAGCCCCTCGACCCCGATAAATGTGACAG GGACCTGTCCCTGATCAAGGTGATCGACGTGGGCCGGCGGTTCCTGGTGAACAGGGTCCAGGACCACATCCAGAGCCGCATCGTGTACTACCTGATGAACATCCACGTGCAGCCCCGCACCATCTACCTGTGCCGGCACGGGGAGAGCGAGCACAACCTCCAGGGCAAGATCGGAGGGGACTCGGGCCTGTCCAGCAGGGGCAGGAAG ttcGCCAATGCCCTGAGCAAGTTTGTGGAGGAGCAGAACCTGAAGGACCTCAAGGTGTGGACCAGCCAGCTGAAGAGCACCATCCAGACGGCGGAGGCCCTGCAGCTCCCCTACGAGCAGTGGAAGGCGCTCAACGAGATTGACGCC GGCGTCTGTGAGGAGATGACCTACGAGGAGATCAAAGACACCTACCCCGAGGAGTACGCGCTGCGCGAGCAGGACAAGTACTACTACCGCTACCCCACCGGGGAG TCCTACCAGGACCTGGTCCAgcgcctggagcctgtgatcATGGAGCTGGAGCGGCAGGAGAACGTGCTGGTCATCTGCCACCAGGCCGTCCTGCGCTGCCTCCTGGCCTACTTCCTGGACAAGAGCGCAG agGAGATGCCCTACCTGAAATGCCCCCTTCATGCTGTCTTGAAGCTGACGCCTGTCGCTTACG GCTGCCGAGTAGAATCCATCTACCTGAATGTGGAGTCCGTGAGCACGCATCGGGAGAGGTCAGAG GATGCAAAGAAGGGACCTAACCCGCTCATGAGACGCAATAGTGTCACCCCACTAGCCAGCCCCGAGCCCACCAAAAAGCCTCGCATCAACAGCTTTGAGGAGCATGTGGCCTCTACCTCCgctgccctgcccacctgcctgcccccGGAGGTGCCCACGCAGCTGCCCGGACAA AACATGAAAGGCTCCCCGAGCGGCGCGGAGGCCTCCAGGACGCACTGA
- the PFKFB3 gene encoding 6-phosphofructo-2-kinase/fructose-2,6-bisphosphatase 3 isoform X4: MPLELTQSRVQKIWIPVDHRPSLPRSCGPKLTNSPTVIVMVGLPARGKTYISKKLTRYLNWIGVPTKVFNVGEYRREAVKQYSSYNFFRPDNEEAMKVRKQCALAALRDVKSYLTKEGGQIAVFDATNTTRERRHMILHFAKENDFKVFFIESVCDDPTVVASNIMEVKISSPDYKDCNSAEAMDDFMKRINCYEASYQPLDPDKCDRDLSLIKVIDVGRRFLVNRVQDHIQSRIVYYLMNIHVQPRTIYLCRHGESEHNLQGKIGGDSGLSSRGRKFANALSKFVEEQNLKDLKVWTSQLKSTIQTAEALQLPYEQWKALNEIDAGVCEEMTYEEIKDTYPEEYALREQDKYYYRYPTGESYQDLVQRLEPVIMELERQENVLVICHQAVLRCLLAYFLDKSAEEMPYLKCPLHAVLKLTPVAYGCRVESIYLNVESVSTHRERSEDAKKGPNPLMRRNSVTPLASPEPTKKPRINSFEEHVASTSAALPTCLPPEVPTQLPGQPLLGKACLT; this comes from the exons ATGCCCCTGGAGCTGACTCAGAGCCGGGTGCAGAAGATCTGGATCCCGGTCGACCACCGCCCCTCGTTGCCCAGAT CCTGTGGGCCAAAGCTCACCAACTCCCCAACGGTGATCGTCATGGTGGGCCTCCCAGCCCGGGGGAAGACGTACATCTCCAAGAAGCTGACCCGCTACCTCAACTGGATTGGCGTCCCCACGAAAG TGTTCAACGTGGGCGAGTACCGCCGGGAGGCCGTGAAGCAGTACAGCTCCTACAACTTCTTCCGCCCTGACAATGAGGAGGCCATGAAAGTCCGCAA GCAGTGTGCGCTGGCTGCCTTGAGAGATGTCAAAAGTTACCTGACGAAGGAAGGGGGCCAAATTGCA GTTTTCGACGCCACCAATACTACTAGAGAGAGGAGACACATGATCCTTCATTTTGCCAAAGAAAATGATTTCAAG GTGTTTttcattgagtctgtgtgtgatGATCCTACAGTTGTGGCCTCCAACATCATG GAAGTGAAAATCTCCAGCCCGGATTACAAAGACTGCAACTCAGCAGAAGCTATGGACGATTTCATGAAGAGAATTAATTGCTATGAAGCCAGCTACCAGCCCCTCGACCCCGATAAATGTGACAG GGACCTGTCCCTGATCAAGGTGATCGACGTGGGCCGGCGGTTCCTGGTGAACAGGGTCCAGGACCACATCCAGAGCCGCATCGTGTACTACCTGATGAACATCCACGTGCAGCCCCGCACCATCTACCTGTGCCGGCACGGGGAGAGCGAGCACAACCTCCAGGGCAAGATCGGAGGGGACTCGGGCCTGTCCAGCAGGGGCAGGAAG ttcGCCAATGCCCTGAGCAAGTTTGTGGAGGAGCAGAACCTGAAGGACCTCAAGGTGTGGACCAGCCAGCTGAAGAGCACCATCCAGACGGCGGAGGCCCTGCAGCTCCCCTACGAGCAGTGGAAGGCGCTCAACGAGATTGACGCC GGCGTCTGTGAGGAGATGACCTACGAGGAGATCAAAGACACCTACCCCGAGGAGTACGCGCTGCGCGAGCAGGACAAGTACTACTACCGCTACCCCACCGGGGAG TCCTACCAGGACCTGGTCCAgcgcctggagcctgtgatcATGGAGCTGGAGCGGCAGGAGAACGTGCTGGTCATCTGCCACCAGGCCGTCCTGCGCTGCCTCCTGGCCTACTTCCTGGACAAGAGCGCAG agGAGATGCCCTACCTGAAATGCCCCCTTCATGCTGTCTTGAAGCTGACGCCTGTCGCTTACG GCTGCCGAGTAGAATCCATCTACCTGAATGTGGAGTCCGTGAGCACGCATCGGGAGAGGTCAGAG GATGCAAAGAAGGGACCTAACCCGCTCATGAGACGCAATAGTGTCACCCCACTAGCCAGCCCCGAGCCCACCAAAAAGCCTCGCATCAACAGCTTTGAGGAGCATGTGGCCTCTACCTCCgctgccctgcccacctgcctgcccccGGAGGTGCCCACGCAGCTGCCCGGACAA CCTTTGCTAGGGAAAGCCTGTTT AACATGA